One region of Malania oleifera isolate guangnan ecotype guangnan chromosome 6, ASM2987363v1, whole genome shotgun sequence genomic DNA includes:
- the LOC131158416 gene encoding CBL-interacting serine/threonine-protein kinase 5-like, with translation MSANRYVTNSPDPVFISHPTNHRLLLSTPPRSKPIHASSTSAVITVTITTRPLNYKHNTFRHRHRHRHHMEEQIDQHELHQQHHCSVDLTRNILFGKYEMGRLLGKGTFAKVYHAKNLLTGESVAVKVINKDHVLKASMADQIPREISVMRLVRHPNVVELKEVMATKARIFFIMEYVKGGELFAKVAKGRLKEDLARKYFQQLVSAVDFCHSRGVSHRDLKPENLLLDENEDLKVSDFGLSALPEQLRNDGLLHTRCGTPAYVAPEVLTKKGYDGAKADIWSCGVILFVLLAGYLPFRGENVMKMYRKVFKGEFEFPRWFSPEAQQLISNLLVVDPEKRFSILNILRDPWFQKDFARPIAFAIEDPLTENSEITSEGELELARTKSSPPFYNAFEFISSMSSGFDLSSLFVSKRKSGSMFTSRCSASAIMAKLESIAKQLNFRVSRVKEFKVKMQGKEDGRKGKLSVTAEVFEVVPEVAVVEFSKAAGDTLEYTKFCEEDIRPALKDIVWSWQGENDSMNSTSGT, from the coding sequence ATGTCTGCCAACCGGTACGTGACAAATTCCCCCGACCCCGTCTTTATTTCCCACCCCACCAATCACCGCCTTCTTCTTTCAACTCCACCCCGGTCCAAACCGATCCACGCCAGCTCCACATCCGCCGTCATCACCGTCACCATCACTACCCGTCCTCTAAATTATAAACACAACACCTTCCGCCACCGCCACCGTCACCGCCACCACATGGAAGAGCAGATAGACCAACACGAGCTGCATCAGCAGCATCACTGTTCTGTTGACCTCACGAGAAACATTCTATTCGGCAAATACGAGATGGGAAGACTACTGGGCAAAGGCACGTTCGCAAAAGTCTACCACGCCAAAAACCTCCTCACCGGAGAAAGCGTCGCCGTTAAAGTCATCAACAAAGACCACGTCCTCAAAGCATCCATGGCTGATCAAATCCCGCGAGAGATCTCCGTCATGCGCCTCGTCCGCCATCCCAACGTCGTCGAGCTTAAAGAAGTCATGGCCACCAAGGCCAGAATCTTTTTCATAATGGAATACGTCAAGGGTGGCGAGCTCTTCGCCAAGGTCGCCAAGGGAAGGCTAAAGGAAGACTTGGCCAGAAAGTATTTCCAGCAGTTGGTCAGCGCCGTAGACTTTTGTCACAGCCGCGGCGTCTCACACCGCGACCTGAAGCCTGAAAACCTCCTCCTCGACGAGAACGAGGATTTGAAGGTTTCAGACTTCGGGTTGTCGGCGCTGCCGGAGCAGCTCCGCAACGACGGGCTTCTCCACACGCGGTGCGGGACTCCGGCGTACGTCGCACCGGAGGTGTTGACGAAGAAGGGGTACGACGGAGCGAAAGCCGATATTTGGTCTTGTGGGGTTATTCTATTTGTGTTGCTTGCAGGGTATCTTCCCTTCCGGGGTGAAAATGTGATGAAGATGTATAGGAAGGTGTTCAAAGGAGAATTCGAGTTTCCGAGGTGGTTTTCGCCCGAAGCTCAACAATTGATATCGAACCTACTCGTGGTTGATCCTGAAAAACGATTTTCGATATTAAATATCTTGCGAGACCCTTGGTTTCAAAAGGATTTCGCGAGACCGATCGCCTTCGCCATTGAAGATCCTCTGACGGAGAACAGCGAGATCACTAGTGAAGGAGAATTAGAGTTAGCGAGAACGAAGTCGTCGCCGCCTTTCTACAACGCGTTCGAGTTCATATCGTCCATGTCATCGGGCTTCGACTTGTCGAGCCTCTTCGTGAGCAAGAGGAAGTCCGGGTCGATGTTCACATCGAGATGCTCGGCATCAGCAATCATGGCGAAGCTCGAGTCCATAGCAAAGCAGctgaattttagggtttcaaggGTGAAAGAGTTCAAAGTGAAGATGCAAGGGAAGGAGGATGGTAGGAAGGGGAAGTTGTCGGTGACGGCAGAGGTGTTCGAGGTGGTGCCGGAGGTGGCCGTGGTGGAATTCTCGAAGGCGGCCGGCGACACCCTGGAGTACACCAAGTTCTGTGAGGAGGATATCAGGCCAGCGCTCAAAGACATCGTTTGGAGTTGGCAAGGTGAAAATGACTCTATGAATTCCACTAGTGGTACATAG